One window of Desulfarculus baarsii DSM 2075 genomic DNA carries:
- a CDS encoding hydroxyacid dehydrogenase: MKILVSDPLHEKGVEIFKNEGFEVEVKTGLDPEALKAAMAGVDGLVIRSATKVTAELLAAADSLKVVGRAGTGLDNVDIPACTAKGVIVMNTPGQNSNAAAELAMGHIFAVSRHIGRGNAGVKQGKWEKKQLRGRELKGKTLGIIGLGNIGRILAELATGCKMSVLGFDPFMDAEAIKARGAEPVSFDDLLARSDYVSIHVPKTKQTAGLFNAATFAKMKDGAILINCARGGIVVEEDLCAALEQGKLAGAALDVFEVEPLPANSRLLYADDVVCTPHLGANTYEAQENVAVAVANQMSRFLKGGPAEFAVNAPAK, translated from the coding sequence ATGAAGATTCTGGTTTCCGACCCGCTGCACGAAAAGGGCGTGGAGATTTTCAAGAACGAAGGCTTCGAGGTCGAGGTCAAGACTGGTCTGGACCCCGAGGCCCTCAAGGCGGCCATGGCCGGCGTCGACGGCCTGGTGATCCGTAGCGCCACCAAGGTCACCGCCGAACTGCTGGCCGCCGCCGACAGCCTCAAGGTGGTCGGCCGGGCCGGCACCGGCCTGGATAACGTCGACATCCCCGCCTGCACGGCCAAGGGCGTCATAGTCATGAACACCCCCGGCCAGAACTCCAACGCCGCCGCCGAGCTGGCCATGGGCCATATCTTCGCCGTCAGCCGGCACATCGGCCGGGGCAACGCGGGCGTCAAGCAGGGCAAGTGGGAGAAAAAACAGCTACGCGGCCGTGAGCTCAAGGGCAAGACCCTGGGCATCATCGGCCTGGGCAACATCGGCCGCATCCTGGCCGAGCTGGCCACCGGCTGCAAGATGAGCGTGCTGGGCTTCGACCCGTTCATGGACGCCGAGGCGATCAAGGCCCGCGGGGCCGAGCCGGTCAGCTTCGACGACCTGCTGGCCCGCTCCGACTACGTCTCCATCCACGTGCCCAAGACCAAGCAGACCGCCGGCCTGTTCAACGCCGCCACCTTCGCCAAGATGAAGGACGGGGCCATTCTGATCAACTGCGCCCGCGGCGGCATCGTCGTCGAGGAAGACCTCTGCGCGGCGTTGGAGCAGGGCAAGCTGGCCGGCGCGGCCCTGGACGTCTTCGAGGTCGAGCCCCTGCCGGCCAACAGCCGCCTGCTCTACGCCGACGACGTGGTCTGCACGCCCCACCTGGGCGCCAACACCTACGAGGCCCAGGAGAACGTGGCCGTGGCCGTGGCCAACCAGATGAGCCGCTTCCTCAAGGGCGGCCCGGCCGAGTTCGCGGTCAACGCGCCGGCCAAATAA
- a CDS encoding DUF1844 domain-containing protein: MSADEKGFTVVDRRPFDDQGNARAAEDGDDQAQPAAAADDPACQERKAGAKHCQMPPVEFSGLVLSLATAAMTHMGAMPQPDGQGEAEPDLVLARHSIDTLGMLKEKTAGNLSDDERRLLDNILTDLRLAYVQLCR, encoded by the coding sequence ATGAGTGCGGACGAAAAGGGATTCACCGTGGTCGATCGCCGGCCCTTCGACGACCAAGGCAACGCGCGGGCGGCCGAAGACGGCGACGACCAGGCGCAACCCGCGGCGGCGGCCGACGATCCGGCCTGCCAGGAACGAAAGGCCGGCGCCAAACACTGCCAGATGCCGCCGGTGGAGTTTTCCGGCCTGGTGCTTTCGCTGGCCACGGCGGCCATGACCCACATGGGGGCCATGCCCCAGCCCGACGGTCAGGGGGAGGCCGAGCCCGATCTGGTTTTGGCGCGGCACTCCATCGACACCCTGGGCATGCTAAAAGAAAAAACCGCCGGCAACCTCAGCGACGACGAGCGCCGGCTGCTGGACAACATCCTCACCGACCTGCGCCTGGCCTACGTGCAATTGTGCCGCTGA
- a CDS encoding DegQ family serine endoprotease, whose product MQKRAVTLALCWALALVLIGPPRLAQAAEAGPQLPSFADLAERVSPAVVNIRIVKTVTGRPLMGLFGRERGQGHPSPEELFERFFRGPGGGGDQPREFKERSLGSGVIIDPEGYVLTNNHVIDDADEIVVRLKGEKELPAKIIGRDAKTDLALIKIDGEKNLPVLPLGDSDKLRVGDWVLAVGNPFGLEHTVTAGIISAKGRDIGAGPYDDFLQTDASINPGNSGGPLIDLGGAVVGVNTAIAAQGQGIGFAIPVNLAKKIVGQLREKGRVVRGYLGVYFQPVTPELAQQFGLKKPGGALVAEVIADGPAAEGGVKPGDVIVRFNGREVNDWHELPAMVADTPVGQEVEMTVMRGGDEKDLEITVGELKDGEAQAQAPQRQSEDKLGLSLQELTPDLAQQLGVGASKGLVVTGAREGGPAAEAGLRKGDVIVEADRKAVETLKDFQGLVDGLKPGDGLLVLYQREGRSLYTVIKAPKE is encoded by the coding sequence ATGCAAAAACGCGCCGTAACCCTGGCCCTTTGCTGGGCCCTGGCCCTGGTCCTGATCGGGCCGCCGCGCCTGGCCCAGGCCGCCGAGGCCGGACCTCAACTGCCCAGCTTCGCCGATTTGGCCGAGCGGGTCTCGCCGGCGGTGGTCAACATCCGCATCGTCAAGACTGTCACGGGCCGGCCGCTGATGGGCCTGTTCGGCCGCGAGCGCGGCCAGGGCCACCCCAGCCCCGAGGAGCTTTTCGAGCGCTTCTTTCGCGGGCCGGGCGGTGGCGGCGACCAGCCCCGCGAGTTCAAGGAGCGCTCGCTGGGTTCGGGCGTGATCATCGACCCCGAGGGCTACGTCCTGACCAACAACCACGTCATCGACGACGCCGACGAAATCGTCGTGCGCCTGAAGGGTGAAAAGGAGCTGCCGGCCAAGATCATCGGCCGTGACGCCAAGACCGACCTGGCCCTGATCAAGATCGACGGCGAGAAGAACCTGCCCGTGCTGCCCCTGGGCGATTCGGACAAGCTGCGCGTGGGCGATTGGGTCTTGGCCGTGGGCAACCCCTTTGGCCTGGAGCACACCGTCACCGCCGGCATCATCAGCGCCAAGGGCCGCGACATCGGCGCGGGGCCCTACGACGACTTTTTGCAGACCGACGCCAGCATCAACCCCGGCAACTCGGGCGGGCCGCTGATCGACCTGGGCGGGGCGGTGGTGGGCGTCAACACGGCCATCGCCGCCCAGGGCCAGGGCATCGGTTTCGCCATTCCGGTCAACCTGGCCAAGAAGATCGTGGGCCAACTGCGCGAAAAGGGACGGGTCGTGCGTGGTTATCTGGGCGTGTACTTCCAGCCGGTGACGCCCGAGCTGGCCCAGCAATTCGGCCTGAAAAAGCCCGGCGGGGCGTTGGTGGCCGAGGTCATCGCCGACGGGCCGGCCGCCGAGGGCGGGGTCAAGCCCGGCGACGTGATCGTGCGCTTCAACGGCCGCGAGGTCAACGACTGGCACGAACTGCCGGCGATGGTGGCCGATACGCCCGTGGGCCAGGAAGTGGAAATGACCGTGATGCGCGGCGGCGATGAAAAAGACCTGGAGATCACCGTCGGCGAACTCAAGGACGGCGAGGCCCAGGCGCAAGCGCCCCAGCGGCAGTCCGAGGACAAACTAGGCCTGAGCCTACAGGAGCTGACGCCCGATCTGGCCCAGCAACTGGGCGTGGGCGCCAGCAAGGGCCTGGTGGTCACCGGCGCGCGCGAGGGCGGCCCGGCCGCCGAGGCCGGTCTGCGCAAGGGTGACGTCATCGTCGAGGCCGACCGCAAGGCCGTCGAGACACTGAAGGATTTCCAAGGGTTGGTGGATGGCCTCAAGCCCGGCGACGGCCTGCTGGTGCTTTATCAGCGCGAGGGCCGCAGCCTCTACACGGTGATCAAGGCGCCCAAGGAGTAG
- a CDS encoding 4-(cytidine 5'-diphospho)-2-C-methyl-D-erythritol kinase: MAKLTLAAPAKVNLSLRIIGRRADGYHELLTLMQPLSLADEVSVELRAGGVALACDDERLIENNLMTRAAEAYFAALGAPPGVRLGLKKRIPVAAGLGGGSSDAAAVLLALNALHGGALDPARLVALAAGLGADVAFFLAGQTALCSGVGEIVHPLPVFPLLHYVVVNPGFAVPTAWVYKQFDLSWTSQNNCNKIICLPCAGHALCDILVNDLEGVTLTAYPQLVDVKRALAEAGAVGALMSGSGPSIFGVFADEGSATKAAHNLAARGQWWVEACRGVDACEGCCC; encoded by the coding sequence GTGGCCAAGCTGACGTTGGCCGCGCCGGCCAAGGTGAACCTTAGCTTGCGCATCATCGGCCGGCGCGCCGACGGCTACCACGAGCTGCTGACGTTGATGCAGCCGCTGAGCCTGGCCGACGAGGTTTCGGTGGAACTGAGGGCCGGCGGCGTGGCGCTGGCTTGCGACGACGAACGCCTGATCGAGAATAATCTGATGACCAGGGCGGCGGAGGCCTACTTCGCCGCCCTGGGCGCGCCGCCTGGGGTCAGGCTGGGCCTGAAAAAGCGCATCCCCGTGGCCGCGGGGTTGGGTGGCGGCTCCTCCGACGCGGCGGCGGTTCTTTTGGCGCTCAACGCCCTGCACGGCGGGGCGCTGGATCCGGCCCGTTTGGTCGCGCTGGCCGCCGGCCTGGGCGCTGACGTGGCCTTTTTTCTGGCCGGGCAGACGGCCCTTTGCAGCGGCGTGGGCGAAATCGTCCATCCTTTGCCGGTGTTTCCACTGTTGCATTATGTAGTGGTCAACCCCGGCTTCGCCGTGCCAACCGCTTGGGTTTACAAGCAATTCGATTTATCGTGGACAAGCCAAAATAACTGCAATAAAATTATTTGCCTACCGTGCGCTGGGCATGCGCTGTGTGATATTCTAGTCAACGACCTAGAAGGTGTGACGTTGACTGCTTATCCACAGTTGGTCGACGTCAAACGGGCACTGGCGGAAGCCGGGGCCGTCGGGGCGCTCATGTCCGGCAGCGGGCCGTCCATTTTCGGCGTATTCGCCGACGAGGGGTCCGCGACAAAAGCAGCGCACAACCTGGCGGCTCGCGGTCAGTGGTGGGTGGAGGCCTGCCGTGGTGTTGACGCCTGTGAAGGCTGCTGCTGTTAG
- the spoVG gene encoding septation regulator SpoVG — protein sequence MDVTEVRVFPVEEDRLKAYATLTFDHCFLVRDIKVIHGNKGLFVAMPSKKRKDGSYQDIAHPLNSETRRMIEQRVLDEYNRVLEEGPDVAGMAS from the coding sequence ATGGATGTGACCGAAGTCAGGGTTTTCCCGGTCGAAGAAGATAGGCTCAAGGCATACGCCACCTTGACTTTCGACCATTGTTTTCTGGTGCGCGACATCAAGGTCATCCATGGGAACAAGGGGCTATTCGTGGCCATGCCCAGCAAGAAGCGCAAGGACGGTTCTTATCAGGACATCGCTCATCCCTTGAATAGCGAAACCCGACGGATGATCGAGCAAAGGGTGCTCGACGAGTATAATCGCGTGCTGGAAGAGGGCCCAGACGTGGCGGGCATGGCGAGTTAA
- a CDS encoding ribose-phosphate pyrophosphokinase has translation MFNKLKVFTGNSNPALAEEICHYLHLPLSQAVVRRFSDGEILVEIGENVRGSDVFVIQSTCPPVNDHLMELLIMIDAFRRASARRITAVIPYYGYARQDRKVAPRAPISAKLVADLITTAGAGRVLCMDLHAGQIGGFFNIPVDHLFATPVILDYLRTQLRGEAVIVSPDAGGVERARAIAKRLSAGLAIIDKRREKANVAQAMNIIGEVDGKMTVILDDMIDTAGTLTEAARALIDHGAKEVWACSSHAVLSGPAVTRIKESSITRVVTTNTVPMREEAKNTGKISSLSVAQILGEAIRRIHMEDSVSSLFV, from the coding sequence ATGTTCAATAAACTCAAGGTCTTCACCGGCAACAGCAACCCCGCCCTGGCGGAAGAGATTTGCCATTATCTCCATCTGCCCCTCAGCCAGGCCGTGGTGCGGCGCTTCAGCGACGGCGAAATTCTGGTGGAAATCGGTGAAAACGTCCGCGGGTCGGACGTTTTCGTCATTCAGTCCACCTGCCCGCCGGTCAACGACCACCTGATGGAGTTGTTGATCATGATCGACGCCTTCCGACGGGCCAGCGCCCGGCGGATCACGGCGGTGATCCCCTACTACGGCTACGCCCGGCAGGATCGCAAGGTGGCCCCCAGGGCGCCCATTTCGGCCAAGCTGGTGGCCGACCTGATCACCACCGCCGGGGCGGGCCGGGTCTTGTGCATGGACCTGCACGCCGGCCAGATCGGCGGCTTTTTCAATATCCCCGTGGACCACCTTTTCGCCACGCCGGTGATTCTGGACTATCTGCGCACGCAGTTGCGCGGCGAGGCGGTGATCGTCAGCCCCGACGCCGGCGGCGTGGAGCGGGCGCGGGCCATCGCCAAGCGGCTTTCGGCGGGCCTGGCCATCATCGACAAGCGCCGCGAAAAGGCCAACGTGGCCCAGGCCATGAACATCATCGGCGAGGTCGACGGCAAGATGACGGTGATCCTCGACGACATGATCGACACGGCCGGCACCCTGACCGAAGCGGCCCGGGCGCTGATCGACCACGGGGCCAAGGAGGTCTGGGCCTGTTCCAGTCACGCGGTGCTTTCGGGCCCGGCGGTGACGCGCATCAAGGAGAGCTCGATCACCCGCGTGGTGACGACCAACACCGTGCCCATGCGCGAGGAGGCCAAGAACACCGGCAAGATCAGCAGTCTGTCGGTGGCCCAGATCCTGGGCGAGGCCATCCGGCGCATCCACATGGAGGATTCGGTAAGCTCCTTGTTCGTTTAA
- a CDS encoding 50S ribosomal protein L25, whose translation MKQIPLAAARRETTGKGAARQMRAAGKIPAVVYSAGKPAENLMVEAREVDRLLRQSGGGSAFLSLSVADEPARLAMLQEMQFDYLGKKVIHIDFHQIKADEEISVEAPIELVGEAKGAAEGGLINQNLYSVLLRGRIADIPDAVVVDISGLDLGDNIHSTDLTLPQNVAMVSEESVLVVACVAPNTGGDSGAEEEGGEAEEE comes from the coding sequence ATGAAACAGATACCGCTGGCGGCCGCCCGCCGCGAAACCACCGGTAAAGGCGCCGCCCGCCAGATGCGGGCCGCCGGCAAGATTCCCGCCGTAGTCTACAGCGCCGGCAAGCCGGCCGAGAACCTGATGGTCGAGGCCCGCGAGGTGGATCGGCTCCTGCGTCAATCGGGCGGCGGCTCGGCTTTCTTGTCGCTTTCGGTCGCCGACGAGCCGGCCCGTTTGGCCATGCTCCAGGAGATGCAGTTCGACTACCTGGGCAAAAAGGTCATCCACATCGATTTTCACCAGATCAAAGCCGACGAGGAAATTTCCGTCGAGGCTCCCATCGAGTTGGTGGGCGAGGCCAAAGGCGCGGCCGAGGGCGGCCTGATCAACCAGAACCTTTACAGTGTGCTGTTGCGCGGCCGTATCGCCGACATCCCCGACGCGGTGGTGGTCGACATCTCCGGGCTGGATTTGGGCGACAATATCCACAGTACTGACTTGACTCTGCCGCAAAACGTGGCCATGGTGTCGGAGGAGTCGGTTCTGGTCGTGGCCTGCGTCGCGCCCAACACGGGCGGCGATTCCGGCGCCGAGGAAGAGGGCGGCGAGGCCGAAGAAGAGTAG
- the pth gene encoding aminoacyl-tRNA hydrolase, translating into MFGRARAEAQTALVVGLGNPGPRYATTRHNAGFMVVEELARRHGVGLVKSGHQSIWGKGLVEGRPVIAALPQTYMNLSGEAVAALLSYYRLPPTQLVVAHDDLDLELGRLKVAARGGAAGHKGVGSIISLLGTDEFARLRFGVGRPRHDEPIEQFVLNGFYADQRELGQKMVQVAADCLEVILGKGLAEAMQRFHRPFSN; encoded by the coding sequence GTGTTTGGGCGCGCCAGGGCCGAGGCCCAGACCGCGCTGGTGGTCGGTCTGGGCAATCCGGGCCCGCGATACGCAACCACCCGGCACAACGCCGGTTTCATGGTGGTGGAGGAACTGGCCCGACGCCACGGCGTGGGGCTGGTCAAGAGCGGTCACCAGAGCATCTGGGGCAAGGGGCTGGTCGAGGGCCGGCCGGTGATCGCGGCTCTGCCGCAGACATACATGAACCTCAGCGGCGAGGCCGTGGCCGCGTTGCTGAGTTACTATCGGCTGCCGCCGACGCAACTGGTGGTGGCGCATGACGATCTGGACCTGGAGTTGGGACGGCTCAAGGTCGCGGCCAGGGGAGGGGCGGCCGGGCACAAGGGCGTCGGCTCCATTATCAGCTTGCTTGGGACCGACGAATTTGCCAGACTACGTTTCGGCGTGGGGCGGCCCAGGCACGACGAGCCGATAGAACAGTTTGTGCTGAATGGGTTTTACGCCGATCAGCGAGAGCTTGGTCAAAAAATGGTGCAGGTCGCGGCCGACTGTCTGGAAGTAATCCTGGGCAAAGGTCTGGCCGAGGCCATGCAAAGGTTCCACCGACCGTTTTCGAATTAG